A window of the Fusobacterium sp. IOR10 genome harbors these coding sequences:
- a CDS encoding HAD family hydrolase, with protein MKIKKIKAVLFDMDGTLMNTLDDLTDSTNHILEMNNLPKRTKDEIRSFVGHGIKWTIEKAVPIKTSQEIIEKCYKEMLVYYKDHSMIKTAPYEGVKELMEKLHREDYKIAIITNKAEDSAKIITDKFFGNIVDFTIGDNGETPLKPSPDNIHRALKNLNIAKEEAVYIGDSEVDVLTGKNSNMEMIGVLWGFRDKEVLIKHGAKLFAKDTVELEKEIKKLG; from the coding sequence ATGAAAATTAAAAAGATTAAAGCAGTATTGTTTGACATGGACGGAACTTTAATGAATACACTAGATGATTTAACAGATAGTACTAATCACATATTAGAAATGAATAATCTCCCAAAGAGAACAAAGGATGAAATTAGAAGTTTTGTGGGACATGGAATTAAATGGACTATAGAAAAAGCTGTTCCAATAAAAACAAGTCAAGAAATTATAGAAAAATGTTATAAAGAAATGTTAGTTTACTACAAAGATCATTCAATGATAAAAACAGCTCCATATGAAGGGGTCAAAGAATTAATGGAAAAACTTCATAGGGAAGATTATAAAATTGCAATTATCACTAATAAAGCTGAAGATTCTGCTAAAATTATAACAGATAAATTTTTTGGTAATATTGTTGATTTTACAATTGGAGATAATGGGGAAACACCTCTTAAACCTTCACCAGATAATATACACAGAGCTTTAAAGAATTTAAATATAGCTAAAGAAGAGGCTGTTTATATAGGAGACTCAGAAGTGGATGTTTTAACAGGAAAGAATTCTAATATGGAAATGATAGGAGTTTTATGGGGATTTAGGGATAAGGAAGTTTTAATAAAACATGGAGCTAAGTTGTTTGCTAAAGATACTGTGGAGTTAGAAAAAGAAATAAAAAAATTAGGATAA
- the sfsA gene encoding DNA/RNA nuclease SfsA, producing MEKLIYEIGETEEGIFLERPNRFICKVKLKDNSEVLVHVHDSGRIKELLYEGNTVNIRRAKNIEKRKTQWDLISAKAEDGEDILLNSAFHRYISENILRDEEISPFGKIDFLKAEVKIGHSRLDYLLKKDNKEIWLEIKGASLVENKKVIFPDAPSIRATKHLDTLVNILETKGKDVRASVMFLVFRDSDLFTPNWETDKVFSEAFYQAKNKGVEIFLIQLKLKNGNIYYTDKKIHIQEIVKGK from the coding sequence ATGGAAAAACTAATATATGAAATAGGAGAAACTGAAGAGGGAATATTTTTAGAAAGACCAAATAGATTTATTTGTAAAGTGAAATTAAAAGATAATAGTGAAGTTTTGGTTCATGTACATGATAGTGGAAGAATAAAAGAATTACTCTATGAAGGGAATACTGTAAATATAAGAAGAGCTAAAAATATAGAAAAGAGAAAAACACAGTGGGATTTAATATCTGCAAAAGCAGAAGATGGAGAGGATATTTTATTAAATTCTGCATTTCATAGATATATTTCAGAAAACATATTAAGGGATGAAGAAATTTCTCCCTTTGGAAAGATAGATTTTTTAAAGGCAGAAGTGAAAATAGGTCACAGCAGATTGGATTATTTATTAAAAAAAGATAATAAGGAAATTTGGCTTGAAATAAAAGGTGCCTCTTTAGTTGAAAATAAAAAAGTGATATTTCCAGATGCTCCCTCAATTAGGGCAACTAAGCATTTGGATACATTGGTAAATATATTAGAAACAAAGGGAAAAGATGTGAGAGCAAGTGTAATGTTTTTAGTATTTAGAGATTCTGATCTATTTACACCAAATTGGGAAACAGACAAAGTATTTTCAGAAGCATTTTACCAAGCTAAAAACAAAGGTGTTGAAATTTTTCTAATACAATTAAAATTAAAAAATGGTAATATATATTATACTGATAAAAAAATACATATACAAGAAATTGTGAAAGGAAAATAA